In Trichoderma breve strain T069 chromosome 4, whole genome shotgun sequence, the following proteins share a genomic window:
- a CDS encoding KH domain-containing protein — protein sequence MSASQDMLSSNGGDIVDSLDQLKMDERLGPDGELAPKTDEEYAQAQLTLRAIVSSKEAGVIIGKGGKNVADLRDETGVKAGVSKVVQGVHDRVLTITGGCDAISRAYAIVARALLEGAPAVGMGGVIQSNGTHPIKLLISHNQMGTIIGRQGLKIKHIQDVSGVRMVAQKEMLPQSTERIVEVQGTPEGIQRAIWEISKCLVDDWQRGTGTVLYNPVVRTQPSGSGSLGGTGYGNGGSRGDYGSPRVMRTGNGADFSNGGSRPFSRRSDSDAANRGPPTHDENGEEIQTQNISIPADMVGCIIGRGGSKISDIRKTSGARISIAKAPHDETGERMFTIMGTAKANESALFLLYENLEAEKMRRSQMQDQE from the exons ATGTCGGCTTCTCAAGATATGCTTTCGTCCAATGGCGGCGACATCGTGGACTCTTTGGACCAGCTGAAGATGGACGAGCGACTTGGCCCCGACGGCGAGCTCGCCCCTAAGACGGACGAAGAATATGCCCAGGCTCAGCTGACTTTGCGCGCCATTGTTTCCTCCAAGGAAGCTGGTGTTATCATTGGAAAGGGCGGCAAGAATGTTGCTGACCTCCGTGACGAAACTGGCGTAAAAGCCGGTGTTAGCAAGGTCGTCCAAGGCGTTCACGACCGTGTCCTCACCATCACTGGTGGTTGTGATGCCATCTCTCGGGCCTACGCCATCGTTGCCCGGGCTCTTCTCGAGGGCGCACCCGCTGTCGGCATGGGCGGCGTCATCCAAAGCAACGGCACTCACC CTATCAAACTACTCATCTCCCACAACCAAATGGGCACCATTATCGGTCGACAAGGTCTCAAGATTAAGCATATCCAGGATGTTTCCGGCGTTCGCATGGTTGCGCAAAAGGAAATGCTGCCTCAGTCAACCGAGCGTATTGTCGAGGTTCAGGGCACCCCCGAAGGCATCCAGCGAGCCATCTGGGAGATTTCCAAGTGCTTGGTCGATGACTGGCAGCGGGGCACCGGCACTGTGCTTTACAACCCTGTCGTCCGAACCCAACCCTCCGGCTCTGGAAGCCTGGGTGGCACTGGCTATGGCAACGGCGGCAGTCGGGGTGACTACGGAAGCCCTCGCGTGATGCGCACCGGAAATGGGGCCGACTTTAGCAACGGAGGCTCAAGACCGTTCAGCCGTCGCTCAGATTCCGACGCTGCGAACCGCGGCCCTCCGACTCACGACGAGAATGGCGAGGAAATCCAGACTCAGAACATTAGCATCCCCGCCGACATGGTTGGATGCATCATTGGCCGTGGCGGCAGCAAGATTAGCGACATTCGCAAGACTTCCGGAGCCCGCATTTCTATTGCCAAG GCCCCTCATGATGAGACTGGTGAGCGCATGTTCACCATTATGGGCACTGCCAAGGCCAATGAATCTGCACTTTTCTTGCTCTACGAGAACCTGGAGGCTGAAAAGATGCGTCGCAGTCAGATGCAAGACCAAGAGTAA